Sequence from the Thermodesulfobacteriota bacterium genome:
TACGCTTTGCAAACCGAGACATGGTTAGAAGCGCATTGTACCAGAGGGCATTAACCTCGATGGGCTTTCCCATGCGGGGCGTCACCACCCAGTCTCCGATCTTAGCATCCATCCAGGTCAATTGAACGCCTTTTTCTCCGGCGTAGAGCAATCCGTCATTCTGGTCAACATGGATATTGTAGCGCGTCCCTTTGATATGCCAGTCAACTATGTCTCCAAGGACCGGAAACAACTCAGCCAGAAAGCCGTCGTCTCCGGTCGCCTTATGGTAAGCCCTAATCGCCTCGAAATACCAGAGGGTCGCATCAACCGTGTTGTATTCAGGAGCTTCACCGGCGTCGGGAAAGCGATTGGGCAGCATCCCTTTGTCCACATATTTTGCGAACGTGCGGAGTATCGACTTAGCTACCTCGGGGCGGCCGGTAGAAATAGTGAGGCCGGGAAGGCTGATCATGGTATCGCGCCCCCAATCTCCAAACCAATGATAACCGGCAATAACGGTTTTACCCTCTGGGTCGTCTGAAGTTGGTCGGTTCGCTATGAACTGGTCGGCCGCCAGTACCAGTTGACCCACCCAATCCGGGGTTTTATCCACATCAACACTCTCTTTTTCTCTCCATATTTCTATCAGTCCTCTCTCGTGCTTCTGCCGTGCCTCCAACGCAGCCTCACCGTTCAAGTCAGGGCGCTGCTCCGTACTAGCTACAAATGTGAACGATTCACCCGGATTCAGGGTGACCCGAAAAGTCCCGGCATGGAGATGGTCTTCCACATGGTCGAGTCCACGGTATTTTGCCAAGGCCAAATTAAACCCAAAATACCAGTCGTGTGTCGGCTGGGCTTCTCCTTTATCAACCAAGAGATAAAACGGCCGAGCACCATCAAACGCAGTGACCGAGATTCCATTCTTCACAGAATCGATTTTCATCTGCCAGTTCCCGCCGTGCGTAGTGGCATGATAATCGCGATAGTTGACCAGCGCCTTGATTTCCAAACTGAGCGGACTGGTGGCGCGGTGCAAGTTATAACGAACGTAGGTGGTATTCGCACCCTGCTTCATCCACACCCGTTTCTCTAGAATGGCGTCGGCGCAGGCGAACCTCCATATCGGAATAGCCCCATCCAGAAAAAAAGCTTCAATGTTCTGGTAACCATTCGGGTCAACTGTGCCGTCGGCCCATCGGTTGGCGTAGAGCGGATATTGAGACCGGTCATAATAAGCGGTTTCATCTAGTTTCGTAAGGAGTAATGTCCGTCCTAGCGGTGGCTTCAAGGCAGCAATGAGCAACCCGTGATAACGCCGGGTTAGTAACCCTGATACAGTGCCTGAGGCATAGCCTCCGATGCCGTTTGTCACCAGCCATTCCCTTGCCTCCGCCGAATCAAGGTATCCGCATATTTCACGTCCGAATTTTATGGTCATGATCTAGCATGCTCCTTAAGCTCAGATAACAGACAAGAATGTTTGTTCTAACAAATATCGGAAATAATATGGTGGGTCAGACATTCCTGTCTGACAAACACATTAACTCATCTTTCTAATATCTCTGTCACGACTCGCTTTCTGGCAAGGCAGTATTCGCGGCTGGAAGCCGCTCCTACAAGATTTTCTTCAATCGCACAGCAAAGACGCCATGAATGGCGTCCCCTGCATAAACCTCAAAATATGTAGGGGCACGCTGCGGCATGCCCCTAGCCTAATCCTCAACCCGTCTTTTTAATCTTCTTATCATAATCAGCCCCTCTCTTGGCGGCGGCGAGCGCAGGTACTTCCTCCTCGAATATAAGGTCGGGCGGCTTATTCTGCATGTGATACTCGGCGTATTGCTGGATTAGTTTTGCTACTAACCCGGTCCAGCCAGTCTGATGGCTTGCGCCGATACCGGCGCCGTTGTCTCCGTGGAAATACTCGAAGAAGAGAATCAAATCCTGCCAATTGGGGTCGGTCTGGAATTTCTCGGTCCCGCCATATACTGGTCTCCAGCCAGACGAATCCTTGAGAAAGATCGACATCAACCTACGGGAGATTTCAATCGCTACCTCCCACAAGGTCATCAGCTTTCCAGAACCGGTCGGGCATTCTACCTTGAAGGCGTCTCCGAGATAATAATGGAACTTTTGTAGTGATTCGACAATGAGAAAATTGGTAGGAAACCAAACCGGTCCCCGCCAGTTGGAATTTCCGCCGAATAGACCGCTGGTTGATTCGGCCGGCTCATAATCCACGCGATACTCGTTTCCATTTATCTGAAATATATAAGGGTGCTCGGCGTGATACCTGGAGACGGCCCGTATTCCATAAGGCCCCAAAAATTCATTCTCATCGAGCATCCTTTGAAGAATTCGCCTGAGTTTATCCTGACTCACTATGGAAAGGAGCCTTCTTTCACCCATCCCTGGTGTTCTCATGCAGGCAACGTTTTCCCGGAGGTCTGGCCTATTTTCTATGAACCATTCCAACCGGCTCCTGAAACCGGGCATTTGATTGAGGATCGAAGGCTCAAGGGTTTGGACGGCAAAAAGGGGAATGAGACCTACCAGGGAACGAACCTTAAGGGATAGATGTTTACCGTCGGGAAGGTGCAACACATCATAGTAAAAACCATCTTCTTCATCCC
This genomic interval carries:
- a CDS encoding amylo-alpha-1,6-glucosidase translates to MTIKFGREICGYLDSAEAREWLVTNGIGGYASGTVSGLLTRRYHGLLIAALKPPLGRTLLLTKLDETAYYDRSQYPLYANRWADGTVDPNGYQNIEAFFLDGAIPIWRFACADAILEKRVWMKQGANTTYVRYNLHRATSPLSLEIKALVNYRDYHATTHGGNWQMKIDSVKNGISVTAFDGARPFYLLVDKGEAQPTHDWYFGFNLALAKYRGLDHVEDHLHAGTFRVTLNPGESFTFVASTEQRPDLNGEAALEARQKHERGLIEIWREKESVDVDKTPDWVGQLVLAADQFIANRPTSDDPEGKTVIAGYHWFGDWGRDTMISLPGLTISTGRPEVAKSILRTFAKYVDKGMLPNRFPDAGEAPEYNTVDATLWYFEAIRAYHKATGDDGFLAELFPVLGDIVDWHIKGTRYNIHVDQNDGLLYAGEKGVQLTWMDAKIGDWVVTPRMGKPIEVNALWYNALLTMSRFAKRIKKPYKDYEMAAKRALMGFSRFWSDELGYCYDVIDGPDGNDGSLRPNQIIAVSLPESPLTPDRQRKVVEACARHLLTSHGLRSLTPSHPQYQGHYGGDQYHRDSAYHQGTVWGWLLGPFALAYLKVYNDPVKAREILEPISQHLLAHCVGSMSEIFDGDAPFTPRGCIAQAWTVAEVLRAWMETGNR